One Hermetia illucens chromosome 4, iHerIll2.2.curated.20191125, whole genome shotgun sequence DNA segment encodes these proteins:
- the LOC119655197 gene encoding uncharacterized protein LOC119655197 — MRFPLSIYFCFISSILSENYYDDQYENQSEGSFYADWELMEVASSPQGNHNETISLSSQTDKSSSETCVVAKIMNSVWTHLTGLADEIERLEKELHWDNSNETINKQLNETDDYPDASNNSQELDLTEVKSSGASSINMSRPFEKVGILTPNSSSLDITANRTCNDGTCSNAMVIKNGEMKVNGTSVKQLANKMEIEKLEQWQNQIENCKQLLKLDPNITLEEITSKYRRKKYKDRAIPVDERSFYRRHSEAGKLHRPRHFRGKRQAHLAPSLQPETKLTRHRRYQRLGHLSPGKSHQHLNSNENSKIHNYIF, encoded by the exons ATGAGATTTCCGttatctatttatttttgttttatttcgagCATTTTAAGTGAGAATTACTATGATGACCAGTACGAAAATCAAAGTGAAGGGTCTTTCTATGCTGACTGGGAATTAATGGAAGTTGCAAGTTCCCCACAAGGCAATCATAATGAAACCATATCATTGTCATCACAAACTGACAAATCGTCTTCTGAAACTTGTGTTGTGGCAAAAATTATGAATTCAGTTTGGACGCATTTGACAGGATTGGCGGACGAAATTGAGCGCTTAGAAAAAGAACTTCATTGGGATAATTCTAATGAGACAATTAATAAGCAATTGAATGAGACCGACGATTATCCTGATGCCAGCAATAATAGTCAAGAATTGGACTTGACGGAAGTGAAATCTTCAGGGGCTTCTAGCATAAACATGAGCAGACCCTTCGAAAAAGTTGGAATTTTAACACCCAATTCCTCTTCGTTGGACATAACTGCTAATCGCACTTGCAACGATGGAACATGTTCAAATGCAATGGTTataaaaaatggagaaatgaaaGTAAATGGCACGTCTGTGAAACAATTGGCCAATAAAATGGAAATTGAAAAGCTGGAACAGTGGCagaatcaaattgaaaattgcaaGCAGTTACTGAAACTGGATCCAAATATAACGTTGGAAGAAATAACATCCAAATATCGCAGAAAGAAATACAAGGACAGGGCTATACCTGTGGACGAAAGGTCATTCTACAGAAGACATAGTGAGGCGGGCAAATTGCATCGTCCCAGACATTTTCGTGGGAAGAGACAAGCACATTTAGCTCCTTCCTTAC AACCTGAAACAAAACTAACGCGACATCGACGGTATCAACGACTCGGTCATTTGTCACCAGGAAAAAGTCATCAACATCTCAATTCcaatgaaaattcaaaaatacacAACTACATATTCTAA